A window of the Dyadobacter pollutisoli genome harbors these coding sequences:
- a CDS encoding DUF6364 family protein: protein MKSRLNLTIESTVLLLVKEYAAAHHVSVSQIVEDYLKSIVKPPLEKSNIFDMVHQLHASMEISHSEDLKKDFYEDQSQKYDF, encoded by the coding sequence ATGAAATCTCGTCTCAACCTGACTATTGAAAGCACTGTACTGTTGCTGGTAAAAGAATACGCGGCTGCCCACCATGTCAGCGTTTCTCAAATCGTAGAAGACTATCTTAAAAGCATTGTTAAACCTCCGCTTGAAAAAAGCAACATCTTTGACATGGTTCATCAATTGCATGCTTCTATGGAAATAAGCCACAGCGAGGATCTAAAAAAGGATTTTTACGAAGATCAATCTCAGAAATATGACTTTTGA
- a CDS encoding peptidoglycan DD-metalloendopeptidase family protein: protein MNNLEKVLPEHAEFAAVIRNAKPYRRLDFSAGNLDLLERDFSETAVFSNYIFEEMLSENTFIGIGGYDENRVIYRHRKHFTAEEEKPRSIHLGTDIWAEAGEAIYAPLDGIVHSFAFNDHYGDYGPTIILSHELQGLKFFTLYGHLSLVSLDGLYEGKSISAGEKFASIGSYPENGDWPPHLHFQIIGDIGAYSGDFPGVSSIQDREHYLSICPDPNLILRINENGVI from the coding sequence ATGAACAATCTCGAAAAAGTACTTCCGGAACATGCTGAATTCGCAGCGGTAATCCGCAATGCGAAGCCTTACCGAAGGCTGGATTTTTCTGCCGGTAATCTGGATTTATTGGAAAGAGACTTTTCGGAGACCGCGGTCTTTTCAAATTATATTTTTGAAGAAATGCTTTCTGAAAATACATTCATCGGTATTGGTGGCTACGATGAAAATCGGGTCATTTACCGTCATCGGAAGCATTTTACTGCGGAGGAAGAAAAACCGAGGAGCATTCACCTCGGTACTGATATCTGGGCTGAGGCTGGTGAAGCAATCTATGCGCCTCTCGATGGTATCGTCCATAGTTTTGCATTCAATGACCACTATGGGGACTATGGCCCGACCATTATTTTAAGCCATGAATTACAAGGCCTGAAATTCTTTACGCTCTACGGACATTTATCCTTGGTGTCGCTGGATGGACTTTATGAAGGGAAAAGCATATCCGCTGGCGAAAAATTTGCCTCAATTGGTTCCTACCCTGAAAATGGCGACTGGCCGCCGCATCTTCATTTTCAGATCATTGGTGATATAGGCGCATACTCGGGCGACTTCCCCGGCGTAAGCAGCATCCAGGATCGTGAGCATTACCTATCCATTTGTCCCGATCCCAATTTGATTTTGAGGATTAATGAAAACGGGGTGATTTGA
- a CDS encoding zinc-dependent metalloprotease — protein MRLIRYLLLTGLVFVYVNDAQAQRKKKKQEDVKIDKAVDAVASAVKDKLKDDKKKGPKAFKDLIDTSAVSQKGMISVHKMDEKWYFEIPDSLLDHDIMAVTRYSKTAAGGGIFGGEEVNRQMIRWEKGMDNNLLLRSVTIVVASPDSTKPIFQAVKNSNSDPIIGVFDIKAIKKDPGAKSSVIDVTDFFNADNQVFSLSSISKQLLKLTAFKKEASYIEKISSYPINTEIRTVKTFSVAPQLLTTTPVPSIGQYLPSGLDAGVVTFEMNTSLILLPEKPMRKRIFDSRVGYFANQHAVFGEESQRSDTEVFAVRWRLEPKNAEDAKRQKNGELIEPKKPIIYYIDPATPEKWRKYLKAGVDDWQAAFEKAGWKNAIRGEYWPEKDTTMSLEDARYSVIRYFAADIQNAYGPNVHDPRSGEILESHIGWYHNVMRLLRNWYIIQAAAVDPNARKKKFDDELMGQLVRFVSSHEIGHTLGLRHNMGASSATPVEKLRDKAWVEQHGHTSSIMDYARFNYVAQPEDGVTNLFPRIGDYDKWAIQWGYSNFTDAKDVAAEKALLNNLTKEAYKDARLHFGTEISPYDPRYQTEDLSDNAMKASEYGIKNLKRIIPNLIEWSKEDGESYKELDEIYGNVVTQYRRYLGHVIKNVGGIYDTPTTYDMDGSTFTTVPKATQKDAIEFLNNQLFKTPVWLLDQNILNKIKPESGVEAIKALQEYTLTSLFAGDRAVRLMETGLSAKNYTLDDLFTDLESGIWSEAKTGKSIDLYRRNLQKVYAEKLIDLLKPGKANVLSVPVGITYGYSTRVVELEKTDLPSVARAHLESLKTTLQGAIARSTDKNTKYHLQDVQQRIKQALDPK, from the coding sequence ATGAGATTAATACGCTACCTTCTTCTCACGGGACTCGTTTTCGTGTATGTGAATGACGCTCAGGCGCAAAGAAAGAAAAAGAAACAGGAAGATGTCAAGATTGACAAGGCCGTCGATGCAGTTGCATCCGCCGTCAAAGACAAGCTCAAAGACGACAAGAAGAAAGGTCCCAAAGCTTTCAAAGATCTGATCGACACCAGTGCAGTAAGCCAGAAAGGAATGATCTCTGTTCACAAAATGGATGAAAAGTGGTATTTCGAGATCCCTGATTCATTGCTTGACCACGACATTATGGCTGTAACCCGTTATTCGAAAACTGCTGCGGGCGGAGGTATTTTTGGTGGAGAGGAAGTAAACAGGCAAATGATCCGCTGGGAAAAAGGAATGGACAACAATCTGCTGCTTCGCTCGGTAACCATTGTTGTGGCCAGCCCGGACAGTACCAAACCGATTTTTCAGGCTGTAAAAAATTCCAATTCTGACCCAATCATCGGGGTTTTTGACATCAAGGCCATTAAAAAAGATCCGGGTGCAAAATCATCGGTTATTGATGTAACTGATTTCTTCAATGCTGACAACCAGGTGTTTTCTCTGAGCTCAATCAGCAAGCAATTATTAAAACTGACCGCATTCAAAAAGGAGGCTTCCTACATTGAAAAAATCAGTTCATACCCGATTAATACCGAGATCAGGACTGTCAAGACATTCTCAGTTGCACCTCAGTTGCTTACGACAACGCCTGTGCCTTCCATTGGTCAATATTTGCCTTCCGGTCTGGATGCCGGTGTCGTAACTTTTGAAATGAATACATCATTGATCCTGCTTCCGGAAAAACCAATGCGCAAAAGGATCTTTGACAGCCGTGTGGGTTATTTCGCAAATCAGCACGCTGTTTTCGGAGAAGAATCTCAACGGTCTGATACCGAAGTTTTTGCGGTGAGATGGAGACTGGAGCCTAAAAACGCAGAGGATGCAAAGCGTCAAAAGAATGGTGAACTGATTGAGCCTAAGAAGCCAATCATTTACTATATCGACCCTGCAACTCCTGAAAAATGGCGCAAATATCTGAAAGCAGGTGTGGACGACTGGCAGGCTGCATTTGAGAAAGCCGGATGGAAAAATGCCATTCGCGGCGAGTACTGGCCTGAAAAAGATACGACAATGAGCCTGGAAGATGCCCGCTATTCCGTGATCCGCTACTTCGCGGCTGACATACAGAATGCCTATGGGCCTAACGTACATGATCCGAGAAGCGGTGAGATCCTGGAAAGCCACATTGGTTGGTACCACAACGTCATGCGGCTACTGCGTAACTGGTACATTATTCAGGCTGCGGCGGTGGATCCGAATGCGCGGAAAAAGAAATTCGACGATGAGCTGATGGGCCAGCTGGTACGTTTTGTATCCTCACACGAAATTGGTCACACACTTGGGTTGCGTCATAATATGGGCGCCAGCTCCGCTACTCCGGTTGAAAAGCTGCGTGACAAGGCTTGGGTAGAGCAGCATGGACATACTTCGTCTATCATGGACTATGCCCGTTTCAATTACGTGGCACAACCGGAAGATGGTGTTACCAATCTTTTTCCAAGAATCGGTGACTACGACAAATGGGCCATTCAATGGGGTTATTCCAATTTCACGGATGCCAAAGATGTGGCAGCTGAAAAAGCATTGCTTAACAATCTGACTAAGGAAGCGTATAAAGATGCCCGTCTTCATTTCGGTACAGAAATCAGCCCGTACGACCCGCGTTACCAGACGGAGGATTTGAGTGATAATGCTATGAAAGCTTCTGAATATGGTATTAAAAACCTCAAAAGGATTATCCCAAACCTCATCGAATGGAGCAAGGAGGACGGTGAAAGTTATAAGGAGCTGGACGAAATTTATGGTAATGTGGTAACGCAGTACCGCCGCTACCTGGGTCACGTGATCAAAAATGTCGGTGGTATTTACGACACTCCAACTACATACGACATGGACGGCTCGACGTTCACGACTGTTCCAAAAGCTACTCAGAAGGACGCCATTGAATTTTTGAACAATCAATTATTCAAAACACCGGTATGGCTGCTGGACCAGAACATCCTGAACAAAATCAAGCCTGAATCTGGGGTTGAAGCAATAAAAGCTTTGCAGGAATATACATTAACGTCTCTTTTTGCCGGCGACAGGGCTGTCAGATTAATGGAAACAGGGCTTTCTGCTAAAAATTACACGCTTGACGACCTTTTTACAGATCTGGAAAGCGGCATCTGGTCAGAGGCAAAAACGGGCAAAAGCATTGACCTGTACCGCAGGAACCTGCAAAAAGTCTACGCTGAAAAGCTAATCGATTTATTGAAACCGGGCAAGGCCAATGTGTTGTCGGTACCAGTAGGAATTACTTATGGCTACTCAACAAGAGTGGTGGAACTGGAAAAAACCGATCTGCCGTCCGTAGCGAGAGCGCATTTGGAAAGTCTGAAAACAACTTTGCAAGGTGCAATCGCGAGGAGTACCGATAAAAATACAAAGTACCATTTGCAGGATGTGCAACAGCGCATCAAACAAGCGCTTGATCCGAAATAA
- a CDS encoding Ppx/GppA phosphatase family protein has protein sequence MSSRLGIIDLGTNTFHLLIVDKNAKSFTSIFHESRPARIGLGGINKRIITPEAIGRAMDVLLYFREKLDSFDVEPENTFAFGTSAIRNADNRTDFCDQILAKTGIDITVIDGNREAEYIYYGVRHGADIGDSPSLIMDIGGGSVEFIIGNQSQIFWKQSFEIGGQRLLEKFMRNDPLSQADRKGLYNHFEENLIPLANAVHQYAPEKLVGSSGTFDTLVDIDFHYRTNDWPPRAQTDFELPLEEFYRAYALILSGNHSQRLNIPGMIELRVDMIVVAVCLVDYVLKSYGIRKLQVSSYALKEGVLAELMSK, from the coding sequence ATGAGCTCGCGACTGGGAATTATTGACTTAGGAACAAATACTTTTCATCTGCTGATCGTCGACAAAAACGCGAAAAGCTTTACTAGTATTTTTCATGAAAGCAGGCCAGCGAGGATTGGTTTGGGCGGAATAAACAAGCGGATCATTACGCCGGAAGCAATCGGCAGGGCGATGGATGTTCTCTTGTATTTCCGGGAAAAGCTGGATTCGTTTGACGTTGAACCTGAAAATACATTCGCATTCGGGACAAGCGCCATTCGAAATGCTGATAACAGAACTGACTTTTGCGATCAGATTCTTGCCAAAACGGGCATCGACATTACCGTAATTGACGGAAACAGAGAAGCCGAATACATTTACTATGGTGTAAGGCACGGGGCTGACATTGGAGATTCTCCGTCGCTCATTATGGATATTGGCGGCGGAAGTGTCGAATTTATCATTGGCAATCAATCTCAAATCTTCTGGAAGCAAAGCTTCGAAATCGGCGGGCAGCGACTTTTGGAGAAATTCATGCGCAACGATCCGCTGTCCCAGGCCGACAGAAAAGGTCTCTACAATCATTTCGAAGAGAACCTGATCCCGCTCGCCAATGCGGTACATCAGTATGCTCCTGAGAAACTGGTCGGCTCGTCAGGCACATTCGATACTTTGGTCGACATTGATTTTCATTACCGCACCAATGACTGGCCACCCCGCGCTCAGACCGATTTTGAATTACCACTCGAAGAGTTCTATCGTGCTTACGCTCTTATATTGTCTGGAAATCATTCCCAAAGACTGAACATTCCTGGAATGATCGAGTTGCGGGTCGACATGATCGTCGTAGCCGTTTGCCTCGTCGATTATGTACTGAAAAGCTATGGAATCCGGAAATTACAGGTTTCCAGCTATGCTTTGAAAGAAGGCGTTCTGGCCGAATTAATGTCAAAATAA
- the rpsU gene encoding 30S ribosomal protein S21, with the protein MLIINIKDNESIDRALKRYKKKFERTGTMRQLRARTAFEKPSVRRRFEVLRAVYKEKTYGHLED; encoded by the coding sequence ATGCTTATTATAAACATTAAAGACAACGAATCGATTGACCGCGCTCTTAAGCGTTACAAGAAAAAATTTGAAAGAACTGGTACAATGCGCCAGCTTCGTGCTCGTACTGCTTTCGAAAAACCATCTGTTAGACGTCGTTTCGAAGTTTTGCGTGCCGTTTACAAAGAAAAAACTTACGGTCATTTAGAAGACTAG
- a CDS encoding tyrosine-type recombinase/integrase, with protein sequence MITAFLEFLKFEKRSSVHTVKSYETDLDQFQKYLRFQYECKQPESATSPMLRSWVVSLMEEGLNPSSINRKIASLRAYYGFLRRKKHIDKDPTKILSALKTRKKLPAFVEEKAMEMLFEADTFTDDFGGIRDRVILELLYGSGIRLAELISLEEKDLDLAGRTIRVFGKRAKERIVPLSTSLIVLLRKYLAQRAPVENVDSLIITDSGKEAYPVFIQRTVKKYLSAVTTLSQKSPHVLRHTYATHLLNRGADLNAIKELLGHANLAATQIYTHNSIEKLKKTHQQAHPKA encoded by the coding sequence ATGATAACCGCTTTCCTGGAATTTTTGAAATTTGAAAAACGATCCAGCGTTCACACTGTCAAGTCTTATGAGACCGATCTGGACCAGTTTCAGAAATACCTGCGTTTTCAATATGAATGCAAGCAACCCGAATCTGCAACGTCTCCTATGTTGCGTTCCTGGGTTGTAAGTTTAATGGAAGAAGGGCTTAATCCTTCCTCAATTAATCGAAAAATAGCCTCTCTCCGCGCTTACTATGGTTTTTTGAGAAGAAAGAAACACATTGACAAGGATCCTACAAAAATTCTATCGGCATTAAAAACGCGCAAAAAGCTTCCGGCATTTGTAGAAGAAAAGGCTATGGAAATGCTTTTTGAGGCAGATACATTTACGGACGATTTCGGAGGGATCCGTGATCGGGTGATTCTGGAACTGCTTTATGGAAGCGGCATCCGTCTTGCAGAACTCATTAGTCTGGAAGAAAAAGACCTGGACCTGGCTGGGCGGACTATTCGGGTTTTTGGAAAAAGAGCGAAGGAACGTATCGTACCGCTTTCGACATCATTGATCGTTTTGTTGCGGAAATATCTGGCACAAAGAGCTCCGGTGGAAAACGTGGATTCATTGATTATAACCGATTCAGGAAAAGAGGCTTATCCGGTTTTTATACAGAGAACAGTAAAGAAATATTTATCAGCTGTCACCACGCTTTCTCAAAAAAGTCCTCATGTTTTACGTCACACTTATGCCACGCATTTGCTAAACCGGGGCGCGGATCTGAATGCGATTAAGGAACTTTTGGGGCATGCTAATCTGGCCGCAACGCAGATCTACACGCACAACTCTATTGAAAAGCTCAAAAAAACACATCAACAAGCCCATCCCAAGGCCTGA
- a CDS encoding phosphoenolpyruvate carboxylase, with the protein MNNSFQDAVVTKYNIFNSLFLSLPYRGIFQTGSLLPILTQQSEIGFQEGKSPKEIIEHFFSELLETATPKERADLLFAFIQYIERQVVLFDSVEDAAFDQTHDLTGKGSVTYLTERLDSDDLKRKLLTKLEDFSVRIVLTAHPTQFYSGKVLGIINDLEDAIKVNDFTEVNQLLLQLGKTAFINHEKPTPFDEAVSLCWFLENVYYDAIPAILEKLINGLGMSVHDWPYPNVFRLGFWPGGDRDGNPFVNPETTLQVAARLRETLLRGYYRDLRQLKRRLTFKGVDDAISLAERKMNSTIFGPFEEGYDNAQELIDELLKAREVLVSKHQGLFVELLDNFILKLNIFGFFFASLDVRQDSRKHAKAWEDILKRLEKKIPLLKYSDYESWDEAKKIDLLLSLNIPLRDEDYEDTLTKDILGSIRAIKTIQAKNGEKGAHRYVISNNTSALNVMQVVSLAKNLIAGEDGKLALDVVPLFETVDDLANAPGIMRKLYENDYYRTHLENRENHQTIMVGFSDGTKDGGYLRANWSIYRAKEELTKVSREFGIKVTFFDGRGGPPARGGGNNHNFYSSLGADIEDKEIQLTVQGQTISSNYGTVTTAMYNLERLFTAGLENHLFRGNRVEDELSEEDKVLIEEMAVIAYDSYLDLKNHPMFVKYLDKKTPLRFYGQTNIGSRPTKRGNDDEGLKFEDLRAIPFVGSWAQMKQNVPGFYGFGSAIQELAKSNKTEDIKQLYKKSLFFRTLIENSMQSLSKAFFPATKYLRDEQEYTEFWDKMYDEFLLTREQLLEVSGQKELLDSNNVTKVSIKTRERIVLPLITIQQYALQMLAGDPKKLPVDVETYNQLIMRAMFGIINAARNSA; encoded by the coding sequence ATGAATAACAGTTTCCAGGACGCAGTTGTAACGAAGTACAATATTTTTAATAGCCTTTTTCTGAGTTTGCCGTATCGCGGTATTTTTCAGACAGGCTCGTTACTTCCCATACTTACCCAGCAAAGTGAGATAGGATTTCAGGAGGGCAAGTCCCCCAAGGAAATCATTGAACATTTTTTTTCAGAGCTTCTGGAAACGGCCACGCCGAAGGAACGGGCGGATTTGCTCTTTGCTTTTATCCAATACATTGAAAGACAGGTTGTTCTTTTCGACTCAGTAGAGGATGCCGCATTTGATCAGACGCATGACCTGACCGGAAAAGGCTCCGTAACTTACCTGACAGAGCGTCTGGATAGCGACGATTTAAAGAGAAAACTGCTGACGAAGCTGGAAGATTTCAGCGTGCGAATCGTGCTTACGGCGCATCCTACCCAGTTTTACTCCGGAAAGGTATTGGGAATTATCAATGACCTGGAAGATGCGATCAAAGTGAATGATTTTACGGAAGTAAATCAGCTGTTGTTGCAATTGGGTAAAACTGCATTTATTAATCACGAAAAGCCAACGCCTTTCGATGAAGCGGTGAGCCTTTGCTGGTTTTTGGAAAATGTATACTACGACGCCATTCCTGCCATTCTTGAAAAGCTGATCAATGGTCTGGGAATGAGTGTGCATGACTGGCCTTATCCGAATGTTTTCAGACTTGGGTTCTGGCCAGGCGGCGACCGCGATGGCAATCCGTTTGTAAATCCGGAGACTACATTACAGGTTGCTGCAAGACTGAGGGAGACTTTGCTAAGAGGCTACTACCGCGATTTGCGTCAATTAAAACGTCGTTTGACCTTCAAAGGAGTGGATGACGCGATTTCGCTGGCCGAAAGAAAGATGAACAGCACTATTTTCGGGCCGTTCGAAGAAGGATATGATAATGCACAGGAACTGATCGACGAATTGCTGAAAGCGAGAGAAGTACTCGTCAGCAAGCATCAGGGCCTTTTTGTTGAACTACTTGACAATTTTATATTGAAGCTGAATATTTTCGGCTTCTTCTTTGCCAGTTTGGATGTACGGCAGGATAGTCGCAAGCATGCCAAGGCTTGGGAAGACATTTTGAAAAGGCTTGAAAAGAAGATCCCTTTGCTGAAATACAGTGATTACGAAAGCTGGGATGAAGCCAAAAAAATCGATCTGCTCCTGTCGCTCAACATTCCGTTGCGGGACGAAGACTACGAGGATACGCTTACAAAAGACATTCTAGGCTCTATCAGGGCTATCAAGACCATCCAGGCTAAGAATGGAGAAAAAGGTGCTCACCGTTACGTGATCAGCAATAATACCTCAGCATTGAATGTAATGCAGGTAGTGTCGCTGGCCAAAAACCTGATCGCTGGTGAAGACGGCAAGCTGGCCCTGGATGTAGTACCTCTTTTTGAAACGGTGGATGACCTTGCGAATGCGCCGGGCATTATGCGCAAGCTATACGAAAACGATTACTACCGTACACATTTGGAAAACCGTGAGAACCACCAGACGATTATGGTAGGGTTCTCGGATGGTACCAAGGATGGCGGTTACCTTCGTGCCAACTGGTCTATTTACCGGGCGAAGGAGGAACTGACCAAGGTTTCCCGCGAGTTTGGCATCAAAGTCACATTCTTTGATGGCCGTGGAGGGCCTCCTGCACGTGGTGGTGGTAACAATCATAATTTTTATTCGTCGCTGGGAGCTGATATTGAGGATAAGGAAATTCAGCTAACCGTTCAGGGGCAGACTATCAGCTCGAATTATGGAACGGTAACCACGGCTATGTACAACCTGGAAAGATTGTTCACGGCTGGTTTGGAAAACCATTTGTTCAGAGGAAACCGGGTTGAAGACGAACTAAGCGAAGAGGACAAGGTTCTGATTGAAGAAATGGCCGTGATTGCCTATGACTCTTATCTTGATCTTAAAAATCATCCAATGTTCGTGAAATATCTGGACAAGAAAACGCCGCTGCGTTTTTACGGGCAGACCAACATAGGAAGCCGCCCTACCAAACGTGGGAATGACGACGAGGGATTGAAATTTGAAGATTTGCGTGCTATCCCGTTCGTAGGGTCCTGGGCGCAGATGAAGCAGAATGTGCCTGGTTTCTATGGATTTGGATCGGCTATTCAGGAGTTAGCGAAGAGCAACAAAACGGAAGATATCAAGCAGCTTTACAAGAAGTCATTATTCTTCCGGACGCTGATCGAAAATTCCATGCAATCGCTGTCGAAGGCGTTTTTCCCTGCTACAAAATATCTCCGCGACGAGCAGGAGTATACAGAGTTCTGGGACAAAATGTATGACGAATTCTTACTGACGCGGGAGCAATTACTTGAAGTATCAGGTCAAAAGGAGCTGCTTGACAGTAACAATGTGACCAAGGTATCCATCAAAACACGCGAGCGTATCGTTCTTCCGCTGATCACCATTCAACAGTATGCGTTACAAATGCTGGCAGGCGATCCGAAAAAGCTGCCGGTGGATGTGGAGACTTACAACCAGTTGATTATGAGGGCAATGTTTGGGATTATTAATGCTGCCCGAAACTCGGCATAG
- a CDS encoding lipopolysaccharide biosynthesis protein: MVKDGLDTFENSVFSSIRWNLILSFAGQLSNIGITLILSRLLEPNDFGIMAAALALVGLIESFGSIGSTSALTQRQTLSDQFYSAVLIIAGGSAILMMLIIWALSPYLASFYENPDLKNVFLLLSLSIPFQFLETFPLAELQRRLSFDKIAATSFFSIIISGIISLYMAYAGYGWVALIVRLFLLQSIRTIYFCFVAWPKFTFAPSRGEIKELLRYGIPQSLSQFVLLFGRRIDDILIGKWMGTGVLGIYSLAYSLYMWPISNIKGRISQVVFAALSKIQTEPGSMSKYYLKVVSLSTLIGFPIIIGFASVCDLAVPVIMGAKWLPAVPVLRILGIASLFEICVFPGAIYQAVGRTRTYLKTTTITRVVAVAGILVGLNFGLEGVAESVVVTSLISFFIYNHFVGQLIPVTNATMLRIIIKNGFPSLAMLFLIVLFRLALGDQLLPAYELGISIIIGIASYGLLIKVFHPELLMIKPI, encoded by the coding sequence TTGGTAAAGGACGGTTTAGATACATTTGAAAATTCCGTTTTTTCGAGCATCCGATGGAACCTGATCCTGTCCTTTGCGGGACAGCTCAGCAACATTGGTATTACATTAATTTTGAGCCGCCTGCTCGAACCTAATGATTTCGGGATCATGGCTGCAGCACTGGCGCTCGTGGGTTTGATTGAGTCATTCGGTTCCATTGGAAGTACCTCCGCATTGACACAGCGACAGACTTTGTCCGATCAATTTTATTCAGCTGTACTCATCATTGCGGGAGGCTCGGCCATTCTCATGATGCTGATCATCTGGGCGCTTTCACCATACCTGGCGTCTTTTTACGAAAACCCTGATCTCAAAAACGTCTTCCTATTGCTCAGTCTGTCGATACCATTTCAATTTTTAGAGACATTCCCTCTGGCGGAGCTGCAAAGACGATTATCATTTGACAAAATCGCCGCCACCTCATTTTTCAGCATCATTATTTCCGGAATTATTTCATTGTACATGGCCTATGCCGGCTATGGATGGGTGGCGCTGATCGTTAGATTATTCCTGTTGCAGAGTATCAGGACCATTTATTTTTGTTTTGTTGCGTGGCCGAAGTTTACATTCGCTCCCAGCCGCGGGGAAATCAAGGAACTACTTCGCTACGGAATCCCCCAATCACTCTCGCAATTCGTGCTGCTGTTCGGTCGGCGTATAGATGATATTTTGATTGGGAAATGGATGGGTACTGGTGTATTGGGAATTTACAGCCTCGCATATAGCCTCTATATGTGGCCGATTTCAAACATTAAGGGACGAATCTCACAAGTCGTTTTCGCGGCACTTTCCAAGATCCAGACGGAACCAGGATCCATGAGCAAGTACTATTTAAAAGTGGTTTCACTTTCAACATTGATCGGCTTTCCAATCATTATAGGCTTTGCATCTGTCTGCGACCTGGCGGTCCCTGTCATTATGGGTGCAAAATGGCTTCCGGCAGTTCCTGTGTTACGCATATTGGGCATTGCTTCTCTTTTCGAGATTTGTGTTTTCCCAGGGGCCATTTATCAGGCAGTGGGCAGAACCAGAACTTACCTAAAAACAACCACCATTACCCGGGTAGTCGCTGTGGCAGGGATTTTGGTCGGCCTTAATTTTGGGCTTGAAGGTGTCGCCGAAAGTGTCGTAGTGACGAGTTTGATCAGTTTCTTTATTTACAATCACTTTGTAGGACAGCTGATACCGGTCACAAACGCAACAATGCTCAGAATAATCATTAAAAATGGCTTCCCTAGTCTTGCAATGCTATTTTTGATTGTCTTGTTTCGTCTGGCGTTGGGTGATCAGCTTTTACCTGCTTACGAATTGGGCATCTCCATTATAATCGGCATCGCATCTTACGGACTGCTCATAAAGGTATTTCACCCTGAGCTACTGATGATCAAGCCAATCTAG
- a CDS encoding cupin domain-containing protein gives MLQTSKWGIDGAIKDPKSITAQWNPSSLTFIDGVFVKEVKNVIKNNGYLTEIYRQDWELDELTVAQIFQVSLNPHGISAWHAHEITTDRIFVNNGSIKIVLYDAREESPTYGQINEFRCGELRPMLVIVPPRVWHGVQNYTSEPAALLNIVDKAYQYDNPDHWRIPMDSPEIPYTFS, from the coding sequence ATGTTACAAACTTCAAAATGGGGTATTGATGGCGCAATCAAAGACCCCAAAAGTATCACGGCTCAATGGAACCCTTCCAGCCTTACGTTTATTGACGGTGTTTTTGTAAAGGAAGTCAAAAACGTTATCAAAAATAATGGCTATCTGACCGAAATTTATCGGCAGGACTGGGAGCTGGACGAATTAACGGTAGCCCAAATTTTCCAGGTTTCGCTCAATCCTCATGGCATTTCTGCCTGGCATGCCCACGAAATTACTACCGACCGGATTTTCGTAAATAACGGGTCCATTAAAATCGTCCTGTACGATGCGCGCGAAGAATCCCCTACTTATGGACAAATTAACGAATTTCGGTGTGGAGAACTGAGGCCAATGTTGGTTATAGTTCCTCCCAGAGTATGGCATGGCGTCCAGAACTACACAAGCGAGCCTGCCGCATTGCTCAATATAGTAGATAAAGCTTACCAGTACGACAATCCGGACCATTGGAGAATTCCGATGGATTCGCCGGAGATCCCGTACACATTCTCATAA